The Elaeis guineensis isolate ETL-2024a chromosome 3, EG11, whole genome shotgun sequence region CTTTCCCATCGTCACCTCATTCTCATCCTCCTCTCGCGAATCTGAACAGCCCAGAGGAAGCTTTTCCTGATCCCTGAGCGTTGAAATGTCGACAACACTGCCGTAAAACTGTCAAGCATCCCCTGTTACGACGAAAAATTATTGGTTGAACCAGGTCCACCACGTCATTTTTGGACCAGTTCAACCAATGATCGACACGTCGAGAGACATTCACATTGGGAGAAAAATCGCACCGATGAAATAAAATGACTCCATTGCCGTTCCCATTTCCCAACGACAGGCTCATCCCATCTCGCCTTTTTCCTCCGAGATAATCACCGTGAAGAGAATGTGAAATAAAGTGAGTGTGAGAGGGAGATCGCTCTAATGCCATTCCCAACCATGCACCACCTATAGGAGAGCATCGGCCTCGTGCCGGCGAGCAGAGTCGGCCCTCAACCGAGTAGTCACCAAGAGCCCCACCGGCCGATACTTCAAGCTCGATGCCCCACCAGCGTAGAGTGTGTAATCAATATTGTTAGTTATACCTTAGGAGGACTGACCGGCCTCCTCTAAAATCAACAAACAAGCAAAAATGTATGTATCCACTTGTCCAATACTATGGTCTTCAAACCACAAACATATAACCAACAAATGCCCAAATACCAAAATTTGTTCACCATTTTCCAAGTCAATTATTTAGGCCATCTGATAAAATTTATCCCTCTATTGTTAAAACAAATACAGACTATCTTTTGGTGGGTTAGAACACATATAGTATATCATTCAACGATTTGTAAACTTTCCCATCAATGTTAATAAATTATCTTGTTATCAAAAAGCCTCCAATGACTACTTAATTAGCCCCAAAATTTTGGTGAAAAATACTGGGGCGTCACTTTTGTTTAGCATGACACAACGCACAAGCGATGATACAGCTTTATACAAGAGCAAGCTGAACCATGCAACCTGAATATATCACAACACTAACTGGTTTCAAATTGAGAATTTTCTTGGGTTGTCTTCCAAAGTTCAAAGCTATTGAAGTTTATGAGTTCGTTCGCTTTGTAGGTTTGAGCGGCGCCTCACAAAATATTGAAAGTTTATCCTCCAAGAAACAAGCCACATAGGCCGAGAGCAAAAAACAGCTGAGATACAAGACACCCATTTTCCTCTCCATCCACCCGTATCTGACATGGATTACTCCATGCATCCACCGGAATGCTAACGTATAGCGCCTTTTGCAGAAGTTATATATCCGAGACATCCCCTGATCCCACTAGTAAAAAGGATTTCATTCGGGCTGGCAAAGGACTTTGAAACGGCTCAGACAAGGCAATATATTAATTGAACATCTTAATTTATTCCGAAAATGAATACAGCCAAATGGCATCAGCCATCATTATTTCCTCACTCGACAAATATATCTTTTATACTCCAACGAATTTAGAAAAATAACGaaattaaagaaagaaaagccCCCATAACAAATATAAATCTTAGCCGTATCCTTATATAATTATCACCATAAAAGAAACATATAATCAGGCATAGTTGCACATCCCATACGAGCAGAAGCCTCCCTTCTTGCACCTGTTCTTGCAACTCCCACAGTTGTTGGCATCGAACATCACGTTAACGCATCTGCCGCCACAGCATGTTGTCCCATATCGGCACCTCAGCCCGCATTGCCCGCAGTTGAGGTTGTCCTTCATCACGTTCACACACTTCTTCTTGCAGCAGTCCGGGCCGGGGCTTCCCTTGGCACGGCAAATCCTGGGGAACCTATTGCATGTCATGGTGGCTCCATAAGGCTTGGACTGGGCGAGGAGGAGACGGCTCATTCCTATAGCCGGTGATGATTCATCATCTTCTGAAGAGACTTCGTCGGAAGACGATGTCGTGGTCAGGTTTTCTTCATCTATATCGGTGGTTGCGAAGGCGAGAGTACTGGTGGCCAGAGCCACGGCTAATGCCATAATGAAGAAGAACCTAATTGCCATCATTTCTAAAGGTATATGGATGAAGATGTACGAGTATCTAGAGGatggggagaaagagagggaagaaggcCTTATGTTAATGGGCTCTGGAGGAGAAATGAGAAGGCTTGGATGAGGGGAGAGGATGGTGCATGTTGGCCTTTTATAGGGAAGATCTGGCGGAAGCTGACCAAAAGGTTGGTTGGGAATTCAACGCCATGGTTGCCTTATTTTATTGCTTGTGGAATACATTTCATTCAAGTAATACGAAAGTTAGGCCTCCCAATGGAATATCATGGACAAGAGGTACACCTAGGATTAGCCAGTCTACTGCTAAGGTTTCTTTTGATGGACGGATGGGTGGGTCGCAACCTTGAATTGCAAACTCGTAATGGTCCACGGCCAATAAAGTTTGTTGTTTCCCTGGGGCCTTATCAGGCAAACTTGGACGGTCAAGGGACTTTTCCGCACGTGGTTCAGGTTCCTTGATTTCTTGCATTTGGGTCTTCTTTTTATCGTCTGAACAGTTGTTTGTGCCCGATGCAAGGCTGGGGCGTCCATAGCATGCATGGGTGCATGTTTGACCAGATCACTTGCAATGCCGTCTGAAAGACTCGGCTTCTTTCTCACTATTTAAGGCCTGAAAACTAGATATTAATGGACCATAATGTTTGGTATATTGCTGCACAAAGTTTGATGACttgatgtcaatatatatattggTAAAAGATTTTGATGATCTACTGTTTATATTATATAGCATGTAATTTGGAAGGTTAAGAGATCTGCTGGTGTGAAAGGCATCAGGACTTGTAGCAGTAGAACGTGCTGTTGATTGCATTCTAGATACGTGCCAGATTGGTGAGACTCATGGGAGTAAATCTTGAAGAGGATGGCTAACTATGAATTCTACACATCCATTAGTTATGCCCGCATGAAAAAGATAGCCGCAAAAAATAAATCCTTGCTGCTGAAAGTGATATTATCTGGCTAAAGTTGTAATGCCACTTAATTTCTGAAAATTCTAGCTTTACCTGATGATTAAAATAGGGCCAAAAATAAATTGAGCTATTCATGAATGTCTTGGATTCGGCTTCATAACAAGTTTGATTGAGCTAGTTTCGTCCAGAAAAATAATGAAgcatattttttctctctctctctctctcttttattttttaaaactaggagGGGTTAACCCCCATCTACTATGCCACACCTACATCATGCCTTAATAGCTGATTCCAGCCAGAATCAAACTCCCATTTATTGTTCAAGTGGCAAGAAATGGATAAA contains the following coding sequences:
- the LOC105041033 gene encoding uncharacterized protein; the protein is MMAIRFFFIMALAVALATSTLAFATTDIDEENLTTTSSSDEVSSEDDESSPAIGMSRLLLAQSKPYGATMTCNRFPRICRAKGSPGPDCCKKKCVNVMKDNLNCGQCGLRCRYGTTCCGGRCVNVMFDANNCGSCKNRCKKGGFCSYGMCNYA